A section of the Tachysurus fulvidraco isolate hzauxx_2018 chromosome 7, HZAU_PFXX_2.0, whole genome shotgun sequence genome encodes:
- the LOC125145229 gene encoding MIEF1 upstream open reading frame protein-like — MGGWSRGAVLELYRALLRAGRHLQYTDRNYYRRVIAREFRRCQSLSEPQEKEEALKRGQFFLDSCLGGLV, encoded by the coding sequence ATGGGCGGCTGGTCCCGCGGCGCCGTGCTGGAGCTGTACCGAGCGCTGCTCCGTGCAGGGCGCCACCTGCAGTACACCGACCGCAACTACTACAGACGTGTCATCGCCCGCGAGTTCAGACGCTGCCAGTCTCTCAGCGAGCCTCAAGAAAAAGAGGAAGCGCTGAAGAGGGGACAGTTCTTCCTCGACAGCTGTCTGGGAGGACTCGTCTAG